One window of Saccharopolyspora phatthalungensis genomic DNA carries:
- a CDS encoding NAD(+)/NADH kinase produces MGLIKAVGLVLHPARHHPDVIETILGWARRRGIEVLGTPAEIAAYDRPITALQPTQLARRANLLVSLGGDGTMLRALRLAYPHQTPVLGVNLGRLGFLAEIDIPDLDESLCAIDDDRFTVETRSGLRITTADRSVIAFNDIALLRVPGQGMARVEVQVEGHPFVSYTADAVVVATPTGSTAYSFSAGGPIVSPKVEGLLVTPVAPHSAFNRALFLSHGEKLALRILPASSELGVEVDGQLVAHRSAGTVVDMTVEPAAARVVRLGRTTFYQRTQRKLRLTGSPEST; encoded by the coding sequence ATGGGATTGATCAAGGCTGTCGGCCTGGTGCTGCACCCGGCGCGACACCATCCCGACGTGATCGAGACGATCCTGGGCTGGGCGCGCCGAAGAGGCATCGAGGTGCTCGGCACGCCAGCGGAAATCGCCGCATACGACCGGCCGATCACGGCCCTTCAGCCCACGCAGCTGGCCCGGCGAGCCAACCTGCTGGTCAGCCTCGGCGGCGACGGCACGATGCTGCGAGCGCTCCGGCTCGCCTACCCGCACCAGACCCCGGTGCTCGGCGTGAACCTCGGGCGGTTGGGCTTCCTTGCCGAGATCGACATCCCCGATCTGGATGAGTCGCTGTGCGCCATCGACGACGATCGTTTCACCGTCGAGACGCGTTCCGGGCTGCGCATCACCACCGCGGACCGCTCGGTGATCGCGTTCAACGACATCGCGCTGTTGCGGGTGCCCGGACAGGGCATGGCCAGGGTCGAAGTACAGGTCGAAGGGCACCCCTTCGTCAGCTACACCGCGGATGCCGTCGTCGTCGCTACCCCCACCGGTTCCACCGCCTACAGCTTCTCCGCGGGCGGGCCGATCGTCTCGCCGAAGGTGGAGGGGCTCCTGGTCACCCCGGTGGCGCCGCACTCGGCGTTCAACCGAGCCCTCTTCCTGTCCCACGGGGAGAAGCTCGCGCTACGGATCCTGCCCGCGAGCAGCGAGCTGGGCGTGGAGGTCGACGGCCAACTCGTCGCGCACCGATCGGCGGGGACGGTCGTCGACATGACGGTCGAACCGGCCGCCGCCCGGGTCGTGCGGCTCGGCCGCACCACCTTCTACCAGCGCACCCAACGCAAGCTCCGGCTCACCGGATCGCCCGAGTCCACCTGA
- a CDS encoding thiamine pyrophosphate-dependent enzyme, whose protein sequence is MSDEPLISNGLSTMGFALPGALAVALAKPDVKVLAAVGDGSFLMHSQEIETAVREGIPLTVLIWEDNGYGLIEWKMDLEVGEHAATAFTNPDIVGYAESFGAKGIPDLPRRRPAAHAAYRAGRSGRLGHRLPG, encoded by the coding sequence GTGAGCGACGAACCCCTGATTTCCAACGGTCTGTCCACAATGGGCTTCGCGCTGCCCGGCGCGCTCGCGGTGGCGCTGGCCAAACCGGACGTCAAGGTCCTGGCCGCGGTCGGCGACGGCTCGTTTCTCATGCACTCCCAGGAGATCGAAACCGCCGTCCGCGAAGGAATTCCGCTCACCGTGCTGATCTGGGAGGACAACGGCTACGGGCTCATCGAGTGGAAAATGGACCTCGAAGTCGGCGAGCACGCCGCCACCGCCTTCACCAACCCGGACATCGTCGGCTACGCGGAAAGCTTCGGCGCCAAAGGGATACCGGATCTCCCGCGCCGCAGACCTGCTGCCCACGCTGCGTACCGCGCTGGACGATCCGGGCGTCTCGGTCATCGCCTGCCCGGTTGA
- a CDS encoding SLC13 family permease: MPPELISILVLAAAFVIATTLSVNMGVLAFAAAFFVATLVGGLSEDDIFAGFPGDLFVVLVGVTYLFAIARANGTTDWLVRQAVRLVGGRIALIPWVMFGIGAVLTAIGAVSPAAVAIVAPIALNLAAQYRINPLLMGAMVVHGTQAGGFSPISIYGSIVNGVVARSGLPGSPIALFLGSLVVNAVIAGIVFVVLGGLRLKRAVQANQPVAVGAGSGGATEDPEPVENLRLNRDRMLTLVGLVVLVVTTLGLGLDVGLVAMTIAVVLSVISPKVCKQAPGEVAWPTVLLICGVLTYVAVLEKMGTIDYVGHSVAGIGVPLLAALLLCYIGAVVSAFASSVGLMGALIPLAVPFLLEGSIGAVGMITALAVAATVVDVSPFSTNGAIVLANAKGVDRDQFFRQLLRYGAAIVAAVPAALWVVFVLPGLG, encoded by the coding sequence GTGCCGCCCGAGTTGATATCGATCTTGGTGCTGGCCGCCGCGTTCGTCATCGCCACGACGCTGTCGGTCAACATGGGGGTCCTGGCGTTCGCCGCGGCATTCTTCGTCGCCACCCTGGTCGGCGGACTGTCCGAGGACGACATCTTCGCCGGCTTCCCCGGCGACCTGTTCGTCGTACTGGTCGGCGTCACCTACCTGTTCGCCATAGCTCGCGCCAACGGCACCACCGACTGGCTGGTCCGGCAGGCCGTCCGGCTGGTCGGCGGGCGGATCGCGCTCATTCCGTGGGTCATGTTCGGCATCGGCGCGGTGCTCACCGCCATCGGCGCCGTCAGCCCGGCCGCCGTCGCCATCGTCGCGCCGATCGCGCTGAACCTCGCCGCGCAGTACCGGATCAACCCGCTGCTCATGGGCGCGATGGTCGTGCACGGGACGCAGGCCGGGGGCTTCTCCCCGATCAGCATCTACGGGAGCATCGTCAACGGAGTGGTGGCCAGGAGCGGTCTGCCGGGCAGCCCGATTGCGCTGTTTCTGGGCAGTCTCGTGGTCAACGCGGTGATCGCGGGGATCGTGTTCGTGGTGCTCGGCGGTCTGCGCCTCAAGCGCGCGGTCCAGGCGAACCAGCCCGTCGCGGTGGGCGCCGGCTCCGGCGGAGCAACCGAGGACCCCGAGCCGGTCGAAAACCTCCGGCTGAACCGGGATCGGATGCTCACCCTGGTCGGCCTGGTGGTCCTCGTGGTCACCACGCTGGGCTTGGGCCTCGACGTCGGGCTCGTCGCGATGACCATCGCGGTGGTGTTGAGCGTGATCTCGCCCAAGGTGTGCAAGCAGGCGCCCGGCGAAGTCGCTTGGCCCACCGTGCTGCTGATCTGCGGGGTGCTCACCTATGTCGCGGTGCTGGAGAAGATGGGCACGATCGATTACGTCGGGCACTCCGTGGCGGGCATCGGCGTCCCGCTGCTCGCCGCGCTCCTGCTGTGCTACATCGGCGCGGTCGTGTCGGCCTTCGCATCCTCGGTGGGCCTCATGGGCGCTCTCATCCCGCTCGCCGTGCCCTTCCTGCTGGAGGGCAGCATCGGCGCGGTCGGCATGATCACCGCCCTTGCCGTCGCCGCCACGGTGGTCGATGTCAGCCCGTTCTCCACCAACGGCGCCATCGTGCTCGCCAACGCGAAAGGCGTCGACCGCGACCAGTTCTTCCGCCAACTCCTCCGCTACGGCGCAGCTATCGTCGCCGCCGTCCCGGCCGCGTTGTGGGTGGTCTTCGTTCTGCCTGGCTTGGGTTGA
- a CDS encoding xylulokinase, translating to MSAPVLMLGIDVGTTAVKVAAFTLDGNPVAAHTTGHPIDRPRPGWAEQDPLDWWRGCETGIRSVLTGLPASAVKSVGVVSQVNTHVFVDERLRPLAPAIIWQDQRCAEIARELDARFTPQHKTRIWGGPIVLDASFVGARAEWFARSEPAKWARTRWVLSPKDFVVAKLTGRLATDRLSGVRVAGSAGYLPEAVNLVDGLPGKLPEILDPETPAGPATHPALGSAAVAVGTMDAFGAVFGTRTTETGRGMVSCGTSLVVAGASRESIPVGEVVTFPPRNGLFVHAGPTQAAGDALRWWGQVSGMTIEEALASAATGSPGVVFTPHLMGERAPLWDSDVRGSFFGLSSATSTADMSLAVLQGVAMSGRHVLGAVERACGFSLPSLAFSGGGARSDLWTQIHADVLQRPMERLRVHDSAALGAALLGAVGAGVYPDVETAAATAVAVNRVFTPSLDADRLTPLYEAYRSSHTALHDLHRRLADWRARNTPSQA from the coding sequence ATGAGCGCTCCAGTGCTGATGCTGGGCATCGACGTCGGGACGACGGCCGTCAAGGTCGCCGCCTTCACCCTGGACGGCAATCCGGTCGCCGCGCACACGACGGGGCACCCGATCGACCGGCCGCGGCCCGGTTGGGCCGAGCAGGACCCGCTGGACTGGTGGCGTGGTTGCGAAACCGGCATCCGCAGCGTCCTCACCGGACTACCGGCGAGCGCGGTGAAGTCCGTCGGGGTGGTCAGCCAGGTGAACACCCACGTCTTCGTCGACGAGCGACTGCGACCGCTGGCCCCGGCGATCATCTGGCAGGACCAGCGCTGCGCCGAGATCGCCCGAGAACTCGACGCGCGGTTCACCCCGCAGCACAAGACCCGGATCTGGGGCGGGCCGATCGTGCTCGACGCCTCGTTCGTCGGGGCGCGCGCGGAGTGGTTCGCCCGCTCCGAACCGGCGAAGTGGGCCCGCACGCGGTGGGTGCTGAGCCCGAAGGACTTCGTGGTCGCGAAGCTCACCGGCCGGCTGGCCACGGATCGGCTCTCCGGGGTGCGCGTCGCCGGATCGGCCGGCTACCTCCCGGAAGCCGTGAACCTGGTCGACGGGCTCCCCGGGAAACTGCCGGAAATCCTCGATCCCGAGACACCGGCGGGGCCTGCCACGCATCCCGCCCTCGGCTCCGCCGCGGTCGCGGTCGGCACGATGGACGCGTTCGGCGCGGTTTTCGGCACTCGAACGACCGAGACCGGTCGCGGCATGGTGTCGTGCGGAACGTCGCTCGTGGTCGCCGGAGCGTCGCGCGAGTCGATTCCGGTCGGGGAAGTAGTCACGTTCCCGCCGCGCAACGGGCTCTTCGTGCACGCGGGGCCGACGCAGGCCGCGGGCGACGCGCTGCGCTGGTGGGGGCAGGTGTCGGGGATGACCATCGAGGAAGCACTCGCCTCGGCCGCGACCGGGTCGCCTGGAGTGGTCTTCACACCGCACCTGATGGGCGAGCGGGCCCCGCTGTGGGACTCCGACGTGCGGGGCAGCTTCTTCGGGCTCAGCTCGGCAACCTCGACCGCCGACATGTCCCTCGCGGTCCTGCAAGGCGTGGCCATGTCCGGCCGGCACGTGCTGGGCGCGGTGGAGCGGGCGTGCGGGTTCTCGCTGCCCTCCCTGGCCTTTTCCGGTGGTGGGGCGCGAAGCGACTTGTGGACGCAGATCCACGCGGACGTGTTGCAGCGGCCCATGGAGCGGTTGCGCGTGCACGACAGTGCCGCGCTTGGCGCGGCACTGCTGGGCGCTGTCGGGGCCGGCGTCTATCCCGATGTCGAGACCGCAGCGGCGACGGCCGTCGCGGTGAACCGCGTCTTCACCCCCTCTCTCGATGCGGACCGCCTGACGCCGCTCTACGAGGCATATCGCAGCTCCCACACCGCGCTGCACGACCTCCACCGTCGACTCGCGGATTGGCGAGCGCGGAACACTCCTTCGCAGGCTTGA
- a CDS encoding AI-2E family transporter: MISAAGQPPSVDDSGVSGRGAAGSVPRGLGIAAAVGWRLLVLVAVLWVLWQGFNLLYGEVMSVAVAALLAALMSPAVNWLVRKGLHRTLATVLVLVGGLAALGAVLAVVINTLVAGLVGLSEQLVASFEQIHNWLIRGPLSLSQQQLNQVFQQLSETLRIDRGGLPTTALATTGTLLRFLGGVLLGLFTLFFFLRDGAKIWSFIVRVTMPASVRFRVHAAGQHGFSTLVAYVRATAAVAFLDAAGIGIGATVLGVPLPFVLAVLIFLGAFVPYVGAVVTGGLAVLVALAANGVVTALILMLIVICVMQLEGHVLQPMLLGRAVRLHPLAVVLSVTAGFTLAGVGGAVLAVPLVATVNTFIRALHAESHAVPEHGSNGHKQQ; this comes from the coding sequence ATGATCAGCGCTGCGGGCCAACCACCGAGCGTGGACGATTCCGGCGTCTCCGGCCGGGGAGCCGCGGGGTCGGTTCCCCGCGGCTTGGGCATCGCCGCCGCCGTGGGGTGGCGGCTCCTGGTGCTGGTCGCCGTGCTCTGGGTGTTGTGGCAGGGCTTCAACCTGCTCTACGGCGAAGTGATGTCGGTGGCGGTGGCGGCGCTGTTGGCGGCGCTGATGTCGCCTGCGGTGAATTGGCTGGTCCGCAAGGGACTGCACCGCACCCTCGCGACCGTCCTGGTACTCGTCGGCGGGCTGGCCGCGCTCGGTGCCGTGCTGGCCGTGGTGATCAATACGCTGGTGGCGGGGCTGGTCGGGCTGAGCGAGCAATTGGTGGCCAGCTTCGAACAAATCCACAACTGGCTGATCCGGGGCCCGCTGAGCCTCAGCCAGCAGCAGCTCAACCAGGTCTTCCAGCAACTGTCGGAAACACTTCGGATCGACCGGGGCGGTCTGCCGACAACCGCGCTGGCGACCACCGGAACCCTGCTGCGGTTCCTCGGCGGCGTGCTGCTCGGCCTGTTCACGTTGTTCTTCTTTCTCCGCGACGGTGCCAAGATCTGGTCCTTCATCGTGCGGGTCACGATGCCGGCGTCGGTTCGATTCCGGGTGCACGCCGCGGGTCAGCACGGGTTCAGCACGCTGGTCGCCTATGTTCGCGCGACCGCGGCGGTGGCGTTTCTCGATGCCGCCGGGATCGGCATCGGGGCAACCGTGCTGGGCGTGCCGCTGCCCTTCGTGCTCGCGGTGCTGATCTTCCTCGGCGCTTTCGTGCCCTACGTCGGCGCGGTCGTCACCGGCGGCCTGGCGGTGCTGGTCGCGTTGGCCGCCAACGGCGTGGTCACCGCGCTGATCCTGATGCTCATCGTCATTTGCGTGATGCAACTGGAAGGGCACGTGCTGCAGCCGATGCTGCTCGGACGCGCCGTGCGACTGCACCCGCTGGCGGTCGTGCTCAGCGTGACCGCCGGTTTCACTCTCGCCGGGGTCGGCGGCGCGGTGCTGGCGGTGCCGTTGGTCGCGACGGTGAACACCTTCATCCGGGCCCTGCACGCGGAGTCACACGCCGTCCCGGAACACGGCAGCAACGGCCACAAACAGCAGTAA
- a CDS encoding ATP-dependent Clp protease ATP-binding subunit, whose translation MFEHFTEHAQRAIALAQDEALELDHLAVDSEHLLLGLIREGSGLAAAILISFRINLKDARRGVKALVKRVYREPANERALTQRAKKVLQLALQEARRLRHDFVGSEHLLLALLRAGDANPVLARLGADPERVRRRVLQSLSGVGTEQEPAVSDVQYQAAPLSAMLDQFGRSLTQSAREGKLDPVIGREKEIERIMQVLSRRTKNNPVLIGEAGVGKTAVVEGLAQKVVKGEVPETLKDKQLYTLDLGSLVAGSRYRGDFEERLKKVLKEIKTRGDIILFIDEIHTLVGAGAAEGAIDAASILKPMLARGELQTIGATTDEEYRKHLAKDPALERRFQPVQVEEPSVARAVEILKGLRSRYEAHHRVSITDAALVAAASLADRYINDRSLPDKAIDLIDEAGARIRIRRTTEPDLDVVAEVDDEQIAEVLANWTGIPVFKLTEEETTRLLRMEDELHKRIIGQDDAVKAVSQAIRRTRAGLKDPKRPSGSFIFAGPSGVGKTELSKALAEFLFGDDDALVQIDMGEFHDRYTASRLFGAPPGYVGYEEGGQLTEKVRRKPFSVVLFDEIEKAHQEIYNTLLQVLEDGRLTDGQGRTVDFKNTVLIFTSNLGTQDISKAVGLGFSSGQGAESNYERMKNKVNEEMKKHFRPEFLNRIDDVIVFHQLTEAEIIQMVDLLGGRVEKALKGKDMALELTDTAKKLLAKRGFDPVLGARPLRRTIQREIEDKLSEKILFGEVQPGQIVIVDVEGWDGEGADDKAHFTFRGEQAAARQPETEPADPALLPDPA comes from the coding sequence ATGTTCGAGCACTTCACCGAACACGCACAACGGGCGATCGCGCTGGCCCAGGACGAGGCCCTCGAACTCGATCATCTCGCCGTGGACAGCGAACATCTCCTGCTGGGCCTGATCCGGGAGGGCTCCGGTCTGGCCGCCGCGATCTTGATTTCGTTCCGCATCAACCTCAAAGACGCCCGTCGTGGGGTCAAGGCCCTCGTCAAGCGCGTCTACCGGGAGCCCGCGAACGAACGTGCGCTTACCCAGCGGGCCAAGAAGGTCCTCCAGCTCGCGCTCCAGGAAGCCCGGCGACTCCGCCACGATTTCGTCGGTTCCGAACACCTGCTCCTGGCCCTGCTCCGCGCGGGTGATGCGAATCCGGTGCTGGCCAGGCTCGGTGCCGATCCGGAGCGCGTGCGCCGGCGGGTGCTCCAATCGTTGTCCGGCGTGGGCACCGAGCAGGAGCCCGCCGTATCCGACGTGCAATACCAAGCCGCGCCGCTATCGGCAATGCTGGACCAGTTCGGCCGCAGCCTGACGCAGAGCGCCCGGGAGGGCAAGCTCGACCCGGTGATCGGCCGGGAGAAGGAAATCGAGCGGATCATGCAGGTCCTCTCGCGGCGCACCAAGAACAACCCGGTGCTCATCGGTGAGGCCGGCGTCGGCAAGACGGCGGTCGTGGAGGGGCTTGCCCAGAAGGTGGTCAAGGGCGAGGTGCCCGAGACGCTCAAGGACAAGCAGCTCTACACCCTGGACCTGGGATCGCTGGTCGCCGGTTCCCGGTATCGCGGTGATTTCGAGGAGCGCCTGAAGAAGGTGCTCAAGGAGATCAAGACCCGCGGCGACATCATCCTGTTCATCGACGAGATCCACACCCTGGTCGGCGCGGGTGCCGCCGAGGGTGCGATCGACGCGGCGAGCATCCTCAAGCCGATGCTGGCCCGCGGCGAGCTGCAGACCATCGGAGCCACGACCGACGAGGAGTACCGGAAGCACCTGGCGAAGGATCCGGCCCTGGAGCGCCGCTTCCAGCCGGTCCAGGTCGAGGAACCGTCGGTGGCGCGGGCCGTGGAGATCCTCAAGGGCCTGCGCAGTCGCTACGAGGCGCACCACCGGGTGTCCATCACCGACGCCGCGCTGGTCGCCGCGGCGAGCCTGGCCGACCGCTACATCAACGACCGCTCCCTGCCGGACAAGGCGATCGACCTCATCGACGAGGCCGGCGCCCGCATCCGCATCCGCCGCACCACCGAACCCGACCTCGACGTGGTCGCCGAGGTCGATGACGAGCAGATCGCCGAGGTGCTGGCGAACTGGACCGGCATTCCGGTGTTCAAGCTCACCGAGGAGGAGACCACCCGGCTGCTGCGCATGGAAGACGAGCTGCACAAGCGGATCATCGGCCAGGACGACGCGGTCAAGGCCGTCTCGCAGGCCATCCGCCGCACCCGTGCCGGGCTCAAGGACCCCAAGCGCCCGTCCGGCTCGTTCATCTTCGCCGGCCCCTCGGGTGTCGGGAAGACCGAGCTGTCCAAGGCGCTGGCGGAGTTCCTCTTCGGCGACGACGACGCGCTCGTGCAGATCGACATGGGCGAGTTCCACGACCGCTACACCGCCTCGCGGCTCTTCGGCGCCCCGCCCGGCTACGTCGGCTACGAGGAGGGCGGTCAGCTCACCGAGAAGGTCCGCCGCAAGCCGTTCTCGGTGGTGCTCTTCGACGAGATCGAAAAGGCGCACCAGGAGATCTACAACACCCTGCTGCAGGTGCTGGAGGACGGCCGGCTCACCGACGGGCAGGGCCGCACGGTGGACTTCAAGAACACGGTGCTGATCTTCACCTCCAACCTGGGCACCCAGGACATCTCCAAGGCCGTCGGGCTGGGCTTCTCCAGTGGTCAGGGCGCCGAGTCCAACTACGAGCGGATGAAGAACAAGGTCAACGAGGAGATGAAGAAGCATTTCCGGCCGGAGTTCCTCAACCGCATCGACGATGTGATCGTGTTCCACCAGCTCACCGAGGCCGAGATCATCCAGATGGTCGACCTGCTCGGGGGCCGGGTGGAAAAGGCGCTCAAGGGCAAGGACATGGCCCTGGAGCTGACCGACACGGCCAAGAAGCTGCTGGCCAAGCGCGGGTTCGACCCGGTGCTGGGCGCCCGGCCGCTGCGCCGGACCATCCAGCGCGAGATCGAGGACAAGCTCTCCGAGAAGATCCTGTTCGGCGAGGTCCAGCCGGGTCAGATCGTGATCGTGGACGTCGAGGGCTGGGACGGCGAAGGCGCCGACGACAAGGCGCACTTCACCTTCCGCGGCGAACAAGCCGCGGCGCGGCAACCGGAAACAGAACCGGCCGATCCCGCACTCCTCCCCGACCCGGCGTGA
- a CDS encoding amidohydrolase: MSDTTLLLGGRIHSPADAGATAMAVTDGTIAWVGGDEVGRALHPDAEVVDLEGAFVAPAFVDAHVHATSTGLLLNGLDLTGCASLTEFLHALRDHVAEYPGALVWGHGWDETWWPERRPPTRDEIDRAAAGAPVYLSRIDVHSALVSTALVDRVPLSRDAEGWSADGPLTRVAHHHVRRAARESLGAGQRKEAQLAFLRHAASRGVACVHECGGPDISGADDLADLLALSAQGGVPDVVGYWGELGAVERARELGVRGLAGDLFVDGAVGSRTAALREPYADDRTTAGVLYLDAHAVAEHLVECTRTGLQAGFHVIGDAGVAEVCDGFRKAAEIVGAPALASMRHRLEHLEMIDEQQAAELGRFGVVASVQPSFDAAWGGADNMYAVRLGVERGTRMNPFSKLAAHGVLLAFGSDAPVTPLEPWRAVQAAVHHHTDGFGISPRAAFTAHTRGGWRAAGVDDGVTGTLVPGAPATYAVWDTGELVVAAPDSRVQRWSTDPRAGVPGLPDLSPDAPQPRCLRTVLRGRTLYTRAAEDDDIV; this comes from the coding sequence ATGTCCGATACCACGTTGTTGCTCGGCGGGCGAATCCACTCACCCGCCGACGCCGGCGCCACCGCGATGGCCGTGACCGATGGCACCATCGCGTGGGTCGGCGGCGACGAGGTCGGCCGTGCGCTGCATCCCGACGCCGAGGTCGTCGACCTCGAAGGCGCGTTCGTGGCGCCTGCCTTCGTCGATGCGCACGTGCACGCGACCTCGACCGGCCTGCTGCTCAACGGCCTCGACCTGACCGGTTGCGCGTCGCTGACGGAATTCCTGCACGCGCTGCGGGATCACGTCGCGGAGTACCCGGGGGCGCTGGTGTGGGGCCACGGGTGGGACGAGACGTGGTGGCCGGAACGGCGGCCCCCGACCCGTGACGAGATCGACCGCGCCGCGGCCGGTGCGCCGGTGTACCTGTCCCGGATCGACGTGCATTCCGCCCTGGTGTCCACCGCCCTGGTGGATCGGGTACCGCTGAGCCGCGACGCCGAAGGGTGGAGCGCGGACGGCCCGTTGACGCGCGTAGCGCACCATCACGTGCGCCGTGCCGCGCGAGAATCCCTCGGTGCCGGGCAGCGAAAGGAAGCGCAGCTCGCCTTCCTGCGGCACGCCGCCTCGCGGGGCGTGGCGTGCGTGCACGAGTGCGGCGGGCCGGACATCTCCGGCGCGGACGACCTGGCCGACCTGTTGGCTCTCTCGGCGCAGGGCGGGGTGCCCGATGTCGTCGGCTACTGGGGTGAGCTCGGCGCCGTGGAGCGGGCCCGCGAACTCGGCGTTCGCGGCCTGGCCGGGGACCTGTTCGTCGACGGTGCGGTCGGCTCGCGCACCGCGGCGCTGCGCGAGCCCTATGCGGACGACCGGACGACCGCGGGGGTGCTCTACCTCGACGCGCACGCGGTGGCCGAGCACCTGGTGGAGTGCACGCGCACCGGGCTGCAGGCCGGATTCCACGTGATCGGCGACGCCGGGGTGGCGGAGGTCTGCGATGGTTTCCGCAAGGCGGCCGAGATCGTGGGGGCACCGGCGTTGGCGAGCATGCGCCACCGGCTGGAGCACCTGGAAATGATCGACGAGCAGCAAGCCGCCGAACTCGGCAGGTTCGGCGTCGTCGCGTCCGTCCAGCCGTCTTTCGACGCCGCCTGGGGCGGGGCCGACAACATGTACGCGGTGCGCCTCGGCGTCGAGCGCGGCACCCGGATGAACCCGTTCTCGAAGCTCGCCGCGCACGGTGTGTTGCTGGCATTCGGTTCGGATGCTCCGGTCACGCCGCTCGAACCGTGGCGTGCGGTGCAAGCCGCGGTCCACCACCACACCGATGGCTTCGGCATCTCGCCGCGCGCCGCGTTCACGGCGCACACGCGGGGCGGCTGGCGAGCCGCCGGAGTCGACGACGGTGTCACGGGCACCCTCGTCCCCGGCGCTCCCGCGACCTACGCGGTGTGGGATACGGGCGAACTCGTTGTGGCAGCACCGGATTCGCGTGTGCAGCGGTGGTCCACCGACCCGCGAGCGGGGGTGCCGGGCCTGCCGGACCTCTCCCCGGACGCACCGCAACCGCGCTGCCTGCGCACGGTCCTGCGCGGACGGACCCTCTACACCCGGGCCGCTGAGGATGACGACATCGTGTGA
- a CDS encoding FxsA family protein, whose product MPILVLLLVAGVAEIAVLVALGQAIGVLPTLGLLLAGAVLGSWLVRRAGRRTLQEFREAARRRTPPEKELSDGVLIAAAGILIILPGFISDVLGLLCLFPPTRALLRNRMIRAAERRSKAMQDQMWLHVQRAQRQRGATAPGSDVIDGEVVSVTDDEPTADGGPELLPPKRSAQAERPDEQSRR is encoded by the coding sequence GTGCCGATCCTCGTTCTGCTCCTCGTCGCCGGTGTGGCCGAAATCGCCGTGCTGGTCGCCCTCGGCCAGGCGATCGGCGTGCTGCCCACCCTCGGCCTGTTGCTGGCCGGCGCGGTGCTGGGATCCTGGCTGGTGCGCCGGGCAGGCCGCCGGACCCTGCAGGAGTTCCGCGAAGCGGCCCGCCGGCGGACACCTCCGGAGAAGGAGCTCTCCGACGGGGTGCTCATCGCCGCCGCCGGCATCCTGATCATCCTGCCGGGTTTCATCAGCGACGTCCTCGGGCTGCTCTGTCTGTTCCCGCCGACCCGCGCGCTGCTGCGCAACCGGATGATCCGCGCCGCGGAACGGCGTTCGAAGGCGATGCAGGACCAGATGTGGCTGCACGTGCAGCGGGCCCAGCGCCAGCGGGGCGCGACGGCGCCGGGCAGCGACGTCATCGATGGCGAGGTGGTTTCGGTCACCGACGACGAGCCCACCGCGGACGGTGGCCCGGAATTGCTTCCCCCGAAGCGATCTGCGCAGGCAGAACGGCCGGACGAGCAGTCGCGCAGGTGA
- a CDS encoding GDSL-type esterase/lipase family protein, whose translation MRAHKSKSLILLLVGSVLALGMLISDQYLPGLPLQPKQLPAAVVTVGDSTLSGEGGGNYEAGTNGERDNWCHRSPAAPVNQLQLPATVTRINLACSGATAELVGADPEPDHAEGSQAQRLAELAQRYRITDVIVEVGANDDPGFTDVVNQCVEAWVRQSMDGCAAQLRTVWPQRLERMKPKVLDALHDIRAAMDGAGYTPSSYSLIVQSYASPVGPGVKPELQDLSGCPFVTGDLEWIRNTGVPELSDALRDVARQANARFLDLSRAGEGHEACTGNPRTAEGEWFTRLTVDWASLKDERRAPHAMQESFHANATGHAQLGRCLGEFMATQDAQAVCLPDERGNLRAVPEHIAALRAHP comes from the coding sequence ATGCGGGCGCACAAGTCGAAATCACTCATCCTCCTGCTGGTCGGCAGCGTGCTGGCGCTCGGGATGCTGATCAGCGACCAGTACCTGCCGGGGTTGCCGTTGCAGCCCAAGCAGCTCCCGGCCGCGGTGGTGACGGTCGGTGACAGCACGTTGTCGGGCGAAGGCGGCGGCAACTACGAGGCCGGGACCAACGGCGAGCGAGACAACTGGTGCCACCGCTCCCCCGCCGCGCCGGTCAACCAGCTTCAGCTGCCGGCCACGGTAACCCGCATCAACCTGGCCTGCTCCGGCGCGACGGCCGAGCTGGTCGGCGCCGATCCGGAACCCGACCACGCCGAGGGCTCCCAGGCGCAGCGGCTGGCCGAGCTGGCGCAGCGCTACCGCATCACCGACGTCATCGTGGAGGTCGGCGCGAACGACGATCCGGGCTTCACCGATGTCGTCAACCAGTGCGTGGAGGCGTGGGTGCGGCAGAGCATGGACGGATGCGCGGCGCAGCTGCGCACCGTGTGGCCGCAGCGGCTGGAGCGGATGAAGCCGAAGGTGCTCGACGCGCTGCACGACATCCGGGCGGCGATGGACGGCGCGGGCTACACCCCGAGCAGTTATTCGTTGATCGTGCAGTCTTACGCCTCACCGGTCGGCCCCGGGGTCAAACCCGAGTTGCAGGACCTGTCCGGCTGCCCATTCGTGACCGGCGACCTGGAATGGATCCGGAACACCGGTGTGCCGGAGTTATCGGACGCGCTACGAGACGTCGCGCGGCAGGCGAACGCGCGGTTCCTGGATCTGTCCCGGGCGGGCGAAGGGCACGAGGCGTGCACCGGGAACCCGCGGACCGCCGAGGGTGAGTGGTTCACCCGGCTGACCGTCGACTGGGCGAGCCTCAAGGACGAGCGGCGTGCCCCGCACGCGATGCAGGAGTCCTTCCACGCCAACGCCACCGGACACGCGCAACTCGGCCGCTGTCTCGGCGAGTTCATGGCCACCCAGGATGCGCAGGCGGTGTGCCTGCCGGACGAGCGCGGCAACCTGCGCGCGGTACCGGAACACATCGCGGCGCTGCGGGCACATCCCTGA